The following coding sequences lie in one Rutidosis leptorrhynchoides isolate AG116_Rl617_1_P2 chromosome 6, CSIRO_AGI_Rlap_v1, whole genome shotgun sequence genomic window:
- the LOC139851964 gene encoding probable LRR receptor-like serine/threonine-protein kinase At2g16250 produces MGNYKVILFLLFLLFKCSFEQQQEEQRPTNAVSRFRAERAALLQLRASLGIRSKEWPIKLIPCLNWVGISCQNGSVIGINISGFKRTRVGSKNPQFAIDSLANLTSLLSFNASRFSLPGSIPYMLGLQLKTLQVLDLRFCQISGSIPFSVGNFSNLIELYLSDNSLTGSIPSSLGQLSRLSVLDLSKNTLTGLIPYSFGSLVNLSSLDMSFNYLSGVIPESFGNLPNLKYLNLSGNSLSSSLPTQLGNISNLSVLDLGSNSFSGNLPLEFGNLSHLQRLALGKNVLTGNLPESLWLLPNLTFFDASDNNFTGPLPNLDLNGNVSPKVFNLSNNSFYGNITNVFRGFSSVDLSYNYLQGMVPDYARAVASLNRNCLNLTDQRSVGECATFYSLLDLPFDNFGQPNGTISPPKKDHKSNKKWIILGAALGGVVVIILFVILLIICCRKSRANSPRRTGVGPAPTDAVPPPQGVGLDLSNLGDSFTYQQLVSASGDFNDANLIKTGHSGDLFRGVLEGGVPVVIKRFGMSSGIKDSYMAELDVFSKISHTRFVPLLGHCLENENQKFLIYKYMPNGDLSSSLYRKNESDDDSLQSLDWITRLKIALGAAEGLSYLHHECTPPLVHRDVQASSILLDDKYEVRLGSLSEVCIQEGDSHSNRFTRLLRLPQTSEQGASGVATATCTYDVYCFGKVLLELVTGKMGISASNDPSTKELIEGILPYINIYDKELVTNIIDPSLIIDEDLLEEVWAMAVVARSCLNPKPARRPLMRYILKALENPLKVVREESGSSARLRTPSSRGSWNAALFSSWRQSSTDMAGLAAAGGGAGPSSLKRSGTSGSQSGSGHNGGGDHSSSNRKQSKDVFPEPLDVQDEERSNDDY; encoded by the exons ATGGGGAATTATAAAGTTAtactctttttgttgtttttgttgttcaaATGTAGTTTTGAACAACAACAAGAAGAACAAAGACCAACAAATGCTGTCTCAAGATTTAGGGCAGAAAGGGCAGCTTTGTTACAATTAAGGGCATCATTAGGTATAAGATCAAAAGAATGGCCAATAAAACTGATCCCATGTCTGAATTGGGTTGGGATTTCATGTCAAAATGGTAGTGTTATTGGGATTAATATTTCAGGGTTTAAGAGAACAAGAGTTGGTAGTAAAAACCCTCAATTTGCAATCGATTCTCTTGCGAATTTAACGAGTTTGCTTTCGTTTAATGCTTCAAGATTTAGTCTTCCTGGTTCGATTCCTTATATGTTAGGGTTACAGCTGAAAACCCTTCAAGTTCTTGATCTTAGGTTTTGTCAAATCTCTGGTAGTATTCCTTTTAGTGTTGGCAATTTTTCTAATCTTATCGAATTGTATTTATCTGATAACTCCCTCACGGGCAGCATTCCGTCTAGTTTGGGTCAGTTATCGCGTCTTTCGGTTCTTGATCTATCGAAAAACACACTCACTGGACTAATCCCATATTCATTTGGATCTTTAGTTAATCTTTCGTCGTTAGACATGTCGTTTAATTACTTATCCGGGGTCATTCCCGAATCATTTGGAAATTTGCCAAATCTTAAATATTTGAATCTTTCTGGTAACAGTCTTTCTTCGTCATTACCTACCCAATTGGGTAACATTAGTAACTTGAGTGTTCTTGATCTGGGATCCAATTCGTTTTCTGGGAACTTGCCGTTAGAATTCGGGAACTTAAGTCACCTACAAAGACTTGCACTTGGCAAGAATGTATTAACGGGTAATCTTCCCGAGTCGTTATGGTTGCTTCCTAATCTGACATTTTTTGATGCATCTGATAATAATTTCACGGGTCCTTTACCGAATCTTGATCTGAATGGTAATGTCTCGCCGAAAGTGTTCAATCTCTCAAATAATTCGTTTTATGGAAACATAACAAATGTTTTTAGGGGGTTTAGTTCAGTGGATTTGTCTTATAATTACTTGCAAGGTATGGTTCCGGATTATGCACGTGCGGTTGCATCTTTAAATAGAAACTGCTTAAACTTAACTGATCAAAGGAGCGTTGGTGAATGTGCAACATTTTATTCGTTATTAGATTTACCGTTTGATAATTTTGGACAGCCAAATGGCACTATATCACCGCCTAAAAAGGACCATAAAAGTAACAAAAAGTGGATCATATTGGGTGCCGCGTTAGGCGGTGTTGTAGTTATTATACTTTTTGTGATCCTGCTGATTATATGTTGTCGAAAAAGTCGTGCAAATAGTCCGAGAAGGACTGGGGTGGGACCCGCACCAACCGATGCTGTCCCACCACCACAAGGAGTTGGATTGGATCTTTCTAATTTGGGAGATTCGTTCACGTATCAGCAGCTTGTTTCAGCCAGTGGCGATTTCAACGATGCGAATCTCATTAAAACTGGTCATTCGGGTGATCTTTTTAGGGGTGTTTTAGAAGGTGGTGTACCTGTAGTAATCAAAAGATTTGGTATGAGTTCGGGGATTAAGGACAGTTATATGGCGGAGTTGGATGTATTTAGCAAGATATCTCACACTCGATTTGTGCCCCTTTTGGGACATTGTTTGGAGAACGAGAACCAAAAATTTCTTATTTATAAATACATGCCAAATGGCGATTTGTCGAGTTCTTTGTATAGGAAAAACGAGTCAGATGATGATAGCTTACAGTCGTTGGATTGGATTACAAGATTGAAAATCGCGTTAGGAGCTGCAGAAGGTCTCTCTTACCTTCATCATGAATGTACTCCGCCCCTCGTTCAcag AGATGTGCAAGCTAGCAGTATACTTCTTGATGATAAATATGAAGTGCGATTAGGGAGTTTAAGTGAAGTTTGTATTCAAGAAGGGGACAGCCATTCGAATCGGTTCACCAGGTTGCTTAGATTACCTCA GACTTCCGAACAGGGTGCTTCTG GTGTAGCCACTGCAACATGTACTTACGACGTATACTGTTTCGGGAAGGTATTACTTGAGCTTGTAACGGGCAAAATGGGAATTAGTGCGTCGAATGACCCAAGCACGAAAGAATTGATAGAAGGGATCCTTCCGTACATCAACATATATGATAAAGAACTTGTGACAAACATCATTGACCCGTCTTTAATCATAGATGAAGATTTATTAGAAGAAGTGTGGGCCATGGCTGTTGTTGCTAGATCTTGCTTAAACCCAAAGCCTGCAAGACGGCCCCTTATGAGATACATACTTAAAGCACTCGAAAATCCATTAAAGGTGGTTAGAGAAGAAAGCGGTAGCTCAGCAAGGCTACGTACGCCTTCATCTAGAGGTTCTTGGAATGCTGCATTGTTTAGTAGCTGGCGGCAGAGTTCGACTGACATGGCGGGATTGGCGGCAGCAGGGGGAGGAGCGGGACCGAGTAGCCTTAAGCGATCAGGCACAAGTGGATCACAGTCGGGGAGCGGTCATAATGGTGGAGGTGATCATTCATCGTCAAATAGAAAACAATCGAAGGATGTGTTCCCTGAACCGTTGGATGTGCAAGATGAGGAAAGATCGAACGATGACTATTGA